A single Corvus hawaiiensis isolate bCorHaw1 chromosome 26, bCorHaw1.pri.cur, whole genome shotgun sequence DNA region contains:
- the RRS1 gene encoding ribosome biogenesis regulatory protein homolog, translated as MAAVRVEAVLAAAEEQEAEKRRSITVEKELELEYDLGNLLAVDRNPPPAAALRGAGPRREALLRALARDNTQLLVSRLWELPAERAGGAGGPLVAQLPEPTFRLPREKPPPKPRPPTRWEQFARLKGIRRKKKTSLVWDEQAKEWRRRWGYRRAGGDPSRAWLAEVPAGADPEEDQFARLRREKRERVARNELNRLRNLARAHRAGSAVPAAPLHPTGHQDRDELRRVARVARVSTASLGRFQPRLPKEPAEPPSRSGGKKRRFEPLLGNLAAERSRQLELLRDMGSKKPVLDITRAVNKQLRQEEAEAAAANKGKKQSKRGKRGRRQQRPGRSGKKSGARRQPQQQKPAGGGTGGGRRKKA; from the coding sequence ATGGCGGCCGTGCGGGTGGAGGCGGTGCTGGCGGCCGCCGAGGAGCAGGAGGCGGAGAAGCGGCGAAGCATCACCgtggaaaaggagctggagtTGGAGTACGACCTGGGCAACTTGCTGGCGGTGGACCGCAACCCCCCGCCAGCGGcggcgctgcgcggggccggcccgCGGCGGGAGGCGCTGCTGCGGGCGCTGGCCCGCGACAACACGCAGCTGCTCGTGTCCCGGCTCTGGGAGCTGCCGGCCGAGCGCGCCGGCGGCGCCGGGGGCCCGCTAGTAGCACAGCTGCCCGAGCCCACGTTCCGCCTGCCGCGAGAGAAGCCGCCGCCGAAGCCGCGGCCGCCGACGCGCTGGGAGCAGTTCGCGCGGCTGAAGGGTATCCGCCGCAAGAAGAAAACCTCGTTGGTGTGGGACGAGCAGGCCAAGGAGTGGCGGCGGCGCTGGGGCTACCGGCGGGCGGGTGGAGACCCGTCCCGCGCCTGGCTGGCGGAGGTGCCTGCGGGCGCCGACCCCGAGGAGGACCAGTTCGCCCGGCTGCGGCGGGAGAAGCGGGAGCGGGTGGCGCGCAACGAGCTGAACCGGCTGCGCAACCTGGCCCGAGCCCACCGCGCCGGGAGCGCCGTGCCCGCCGCGCCCCTGCACCCCACGGGCCACCAGGACCGCGACGAGCTGCGCCGGGTCGCCCGCGTCGCCCGCGTCTCCACCGCCTCGCTCGGCCGCTTCCAGCCGCGGCTGCCGAAGGAGCCGGCGGAGCCGCCCTCTCGCAGCGGCGGCAAGAAGCGCCGGTTCGAGCCGCTGCTGGGCAACCTGGCGGCCGAGCGCAGccggcagctggagctgctgcgggACATGGGCAGCAAGAAGCCGGTGCTCGACATCACCCGCGCCGTCAACAAGCAGCTGCGGCAGGAGGAAGCCGAGGCGGCCGCCGCCAACAAGGGCAAGAAGCAGTCGAAGCGGGGCAAGCGCGGCCGCCGGCAGCAGCGGCCTGGGCGCAGCGGCAAGAAGAGCGGAGCCCGGcggcagccacagcagcagaaacctGCGGGCGGGGGCACCGGCGGGGGCAGGAGAAAGAAGGCGTGA